Proteins from one Juglans microcarpa x Juglans regia isolate MS1-56 chromosome 6S, Jm3101_v1.0, whole genome shotgun sequence genomic window:
- the LOC121236691 gene encoding protein GRIM REAPER-like, protein MACTLLKFTTILISLLLALQPQIAFSNDDIEDDEEYYHVVNSPLPINLRSSRSRPFLATVVKNGSSCNPITRNVCNGIPANKDARLLYCCKKHCRNVLGDQNNCGKCGKKCKQGERCCNGICTDVTRNANHCGKCNKKCARGFCGYV, encoded by the coding sequence ATGGCTTGCACTCTCCTCAAGttcacaaccattctcatctcCCTGCTCCTAGCTCTACAGCCTCAAATTGCCTTCTCAAATGACGACATTGAAGACGACGAAGAGTACTACCACGTGGTCAACTCCCCATTGCCCATTAATCTCAGGTCATCAAGAAGCAGGCCGTTCTTGGCCACTGTAGTAAAGAATGGATCATCTTGCAATCCCATTACGCGTAATGTCTGTAATGGGATACCGGCAAACAAGGATGCAAGGCTTCTCTACTGCTGCAAGAAGCATTGTCGTAACGTTCTCGGGGATCAGAACAACTGCGGGAAGTGCGGGAAAAAGTGCAAACAAGGAGAGCGTTGTTGCAACGGAATCTGTACCGATGTTACTCGCAATGCTAATCATTGTGGCAAGTGTAATAAGAAATGTGCGCGTGGATTTTGTGGGTACGTTTGA
- the LOC121237391 gene encoding dynamin-related protein 5A-like produces MATFITTPTKTPSDKSASAMSRKHPHPNPNSADSSVRSSRFEAYNRLQAAAVAFGEKLPIPEIVALGGQSDGKSSLLEALLGFRFNVREVEMGTRRPLILQMVHDPSALEPRCRFQEEDSEEYGSPVILASAIADIIKSRTEALLKKTKASVSSKPIVMRAEYAHCPNLTIIDTPGFVLKAKKGEPENTPEEILAMVKSLASPPHRILLFLQQSSVEWCSSLWLDSIREIDPTFRRTVIVVSKFDNRLKEFSDRWEVDRYLSASGYLGDNTRPFFVALPKDRGTISNDEFRKQISQVDSEVVRHLNEGIKGGFDEEKFRPYIGFGRLRDYLESELQKRYKEAAPATLALLEQRCSEVTAELDKMDCKIQATSDISHLRRSAMLYAASISNHVGALIDGAADPAPEQWGKTTVEEQSESGLGSWPSVTADIKPPNATLRLYGGAAFERVMHEFRCAVYSIECPPVSREKVANILLAHAGRGGGRGVTEAAAEIARTAARSWLAPLLDTACDRLAFVLGNLYDLALERNQSRDSEYGMKSEKMDGYVGFHAALRHVYNRFIKDLAKQCKQLVRHHLDSVTSPYSQVCYENGFRGSFGSSATSFYKFNQASAGSFCLELTDGGPAACDEIMRDQENIPPEMIGQQTTPGKAAEARGALRESQMTVPETPSPDQPCDAAYAGVKKELGNDIGARKWVSRLTGNNRNTDHVRVQNGGSLLFGDTGSNSGSAYSEICSSAAHHFARIREVLVERSVASTLNSGFLTPCRERLVVALGLDLFAVNDEKFMDMFVAPDAIGVLQNERQSLQKRQKVLRSCLNEFKSVARAL; encoded by the exons ATGGCTACCTTTATCACCACTCCCACCAAGACCCCCTCGGACAAGTCCGCCTCCGCCATGTCCCGCAAGCATCCTCATCCCAATCCCAACTCCGCCGACTCATCCGTTCGCTCCTCTCGCTTTGAGGCCTACAACCGTCTTCAGGCCGCGGCGGTGGCCTTCGGCGAGAAACTCCCGATCCCAGAGATCGTCGCCCTGGGCGGCCAATCCGACGGCAAGAGCTCACTTCTCGAAGCCCTTCTAGGGTTCCGCTTCAACGTCCGCGAGGTCGAGATGGGCACCCGTCGCCCCCTCATTCTCCAGATGGTTCACGATCCCTCCGCCCTCGAACCCCGCTGCCGCTTCCAG GAAGAGGATTCTGAAGAATATGGAAGTCCTGTTATTTTGGCATCTGCAATTGCAGATATAATAAAGTCCCGGACTGAGGCACTTTTGAAGAAGACTAAAGCTTCAGTTTCTTCTAAGCCAATCGTGATGAGAGCTGAATATGCACATTGTCCTAATCTCACCATTATAGATACCCCGGGCTTCGTTCTTAAG GCAAAGAAAGGAGAACCAGAAAACACGCCCGAGGAAATTCTTGCAATGGTGAAGTCATTGGCTAGTCCTCCCCATCGCATTCTGTTGTTCCTCCAACAGAGTAGTGTGGAGTGGTGTTCATCTTTGTGGTTGGATTCCATTCGTGAAATTGATCCAACGTTCAGACGGACAGTAATTGTCGTCTCCAAATTTGATAATCGTCTCAAG GAGTTCAGTGACAGGTGGGAAGTGGACCGATATTTGAGTGCAAGCGGCTACCTGGGAGATAACACACGTCCATTTTTTGTGGCCCTTCCAAAGGACAGGGGCACCATTTCAAATGACGAATTCCGCAAGCAGATATCTCAGGTGGACTCGGAAGTCGTACGTCATCTCAATGAGGGAATCAAGGGTGGATTTGATGAGGAGAAATTCAGGCCTTACATTGGTTTTGGCCGTCTGAGAGATTATTTGGAGTCCGAGCTTCAGAAGAGATATAAAGAAGCTGCTCCAGCAACTCTAGCTTTGCTTGAGCAGCGCTGCAGTGAAGTTACAGCTGAACTGGACAAAATGGACTGTAAAATTCAGGCCACTTCTGATATTTCTCATCTTAGGAGATCAGCAATGTTGTATGCGGCTTCTATCAGCAATCATGTG GGAGCTTTGATTGATGGAGCAGCAGATCCTGCCCCAGAGCAATGGGGAAAAACAACAGTGGAGGAGCAGTCAGAAAGTGGACTTGGGAGTTGGCCCAGTGTTACTGCAGATATAAAGCCTCCCAATGCTACCCTTCGGCTCTATGGAGGAGCTGCTTTTGAAAGGGTGATGCATGAATTTCGCTGTGCTGTTTATTCTATTGAATGCCCCCCAGTGTCGAGGGAGAAG GTGGCAAATATATTACTTGCCCATGCTGGCCGAGGTGGGGGCAGAGGAGTAACAGAAGCAGCTGCAGAAATTGCCCGTACAGCTGCCAGATCATGGCTTGCTCCTCTTCTTGACACTGCTTGTGATCGGCTTGCTTTTGTTTTGGGGAATCTCTATGATCTTGCTCTAGAACGAAATCAGAGTCGGGACTCGGAAT ATGGGATGAAATCAGAAAAAATGGATGGCTACGTTGGTTTTCATGCTGCTTTAAGGCATGTTTACAACCGCTTTATCAAGGACCTTGCCAAACAATGCAAGCAACTGGTTCGGCATCACCTCGATTCAGTTACAAGCCCATACTCGCAGGTCTGTTATGAGAATGGCTTTCGAGGAAGCTTTGGCTCGAGTGCAACCTCTTTTTACAAGTTCAACCAGGCTTCAGCTGGTTCATTTTGTCTTGAGCTAACTGATGGGGGCCCAGCAGCCTGTGACGAAATAATGAGAGATCAAGAGAACATACCTCCGGAAATGATTGGACAGCAAACGACACCAGGGAAAGCAGCAGAAGCTCGAGGAGCCCTTCGAGAAAGCCAAATGACTGTGCCTGAGACCCCATCACCTGATCAGCCATGTGATGCAGCATATGCTGGGGTCAAGAAAGAACTTGGAAATGATATTGGAGCGCGAAAGTGGGTTTCAAGATTGACAGGCAATAACAGAAATACTGATCACGTAAGAGTTCAAAATGGTGGTAGTCTCTTATTTGGTGATACTGGTTCAAATTCAGGCTCAGCCTATTCAGAAATCTGTTCATCAGCTGCACATCATTTTGCACGGATTCGTGAAGTTCTTGTTGAGCGAAGCGTAGCCTCAACTTTGAATTCTGGATTCTTAACCCCTTG CCGTGAAAGGCTCGTGGTGGCACTTGGGTTGGATTTATTTGCCGTGAACGATGAAAAATTCATGGACATGTTTGTTGCTCCTGACGCCATTGGGGTACTGCAGAACGAACGACAGTCTCTTCAGAAGCGTCAAAAGGTACTCCGATCTTGCTTGAATGAGTTCAAAAGTGTTGCTCGGGCACTTTAA
- the LOC121237392 gene encoding VQ motif-containing protein 4-like → MENTSELQERENPSSINSPTSNVINGVSSSNSNGLQNPTPPLTPKAIPRSDSNPYPTTFVQADTSTFKQVVQMLTGSPETAKPSSKPNQDPSQAPSKNHSIPPIRTAQKKQQGFKLYERRNNLKNSLMINTLMPNFSHNPGFSPRKPEILSPSLLDFPSLALSPVTPLNGEDPFDKSSSPSLGSSSEEEKAIAEKKFYLHPSPMTTPRDSEPQLLPLFPVSSPRVSGSSS, encoded by the coding sequence ATGGAAAACACCTCAGAACTCCAAGAAAGAGAGAACCCATCTTCCATAAACTCCCCAACCAGCAATGTCATCAACGGTGTgagcagcagcaacagcaatGGCCTCCAAAATCCCACCCCACCTCTTACACCAAAAGCCATTCCTAGATCTGACTCCAACCCCTACCCGACAACTTTTGTCCAAGCAGACACCTCCACCTTCAAACAAGTAGTCCAGATGCTCACTGGCTCACCGGAGACAGCCAAACCATCGTCAAAGCCGAACCAAGATCCCTCACAAGCCCCATCCAAGAACCATAGCATACCTCCCATCAGGACTGCACAAAAGAAGCAACAAGGGTTCAAGCTCTACGAGAGGAGGAACAACCTCAAGAACAGCCTCATGATCAACACTTTGATGCCTAACTTTTCTCACAATCCCGGATTCTCGCCGCGCAAGCCGGAGATCCTCTCGCCAAGCCTGCTTGACTTTCCTTCACTTGCTCTTAGCCCTGTTACCCCATTGAATGGAGAAGACCCGTTTGATAAATCCTCCTCACCTTCGCTGGGGAGCTCGTCAGAGGAGGAGAAGGCCATCGCAGAGAAAAAGTTTTACTTGCATCCATCGCCGATGACGACGCCGAGAGACTCCGAGCCACAGCTTTTGCCTTTGTTTCCAGTGAGCTCGCCAAGAGTTTCAGGGTCTTCTTCCTGA